In one window of Scylla paramamosain isolate STU-SP2022 chromosome 38, ASM3559412v1, whole genome shotgun sequence DNA:
- the LOC135091813 gene encoding uncharacterized protein LOC135091813: protein MGLSLTCALLLLCFLASGGAGQDVYQLGAHLQHFASVRHPAGVDVGAREAARSYIKDKFREYGLEVASHSFNTSMLLNGQTTTIVGENVVGVAEGSGKGPLLLVGADYDTSLRHNPLEDNGAGVAAMLEVARNYMKETQPEGHFTRNRTVIFVAFDLNTKEYRSDSKAGRPGFYYFVHQWLWPHLNQSLLNFGGAIILDSITRFSMNPNTQHLPDGFSQTFPEAYKKIIEDESKGNFLALITRGTSQSKHLAQTFMDNYTKHRKAGLVRVQKMVLETAAPVTSHVLDMIDHQAHFPFWTFHPSDQPTALPALLLTDTDVYRQSSEQCPQPCTSEAFLTRQRQQAISLTCEGLINTLFELQAERRPGTSEGSNGASFVSVTATWIMIVMAALLY, encoded by the exons ATGGGACTGTCGCTAACCTGtgctctcctgctcctctgttTCCTAG CAAGCGGAGGCGCGGGGCAAGACGTGTACCAGCTAGGGGCGCACCTGCAGCACTTCGCCAGCGTCAGACATCCCGCGGGCGTGGATGTGGGCGCGAGGGAGGCAGCAAGAAGTTACATCAAGGATAAGTTTAGGGAGTATGGTCTTGAGGTGGCTAGTCACTCCTTCAACACCTCCATGCTTCTCAATGGACAAACGacaacg ATTGTCGGAGAAAACGTGGTAGGGGTGGCAGAGGGGTCAGGCAAGGGGCCCCTGCTGCTGGTGGGGGCGGACTATGACACGTCCCTGCGGCACAACCCTCTGGAGGACAACGGGGCGGGCGTGGCGGCGATGCTGGAGGTGGCAAGGAATTACATGAAGGAAACGCAGCCGGAGGGACATTTCACCAGAAACCGCACTGTTATTTTCGTCGCCTTTGACCTGAACACGAAAGAATATAGG AGTGATAGCAAGGCGGGTCGTCCTGGTTTCTACTACTTCGTGCACCAATGGCTGTGGCCGCACCTCAACCAGTCCCTGTTAAACTTTGGTGGTGCAATAATTCTCGACTCCATCACGAGGTTCAGTATGAATCCGAACACTCAGCACCTTCCAGATGGCTtcagtcag ACCTTCCCCGAGGCTTACAAGAAAATCATTGAGGATGAGTCGAAGGGGAACTTCCTGGCACTGATTACTCGAGGCACTTCTCAAAGTAAACACCTCGCCCAGACCTTTATGGATAACTACACAAAG CATCGGAAGGCGGGGTTGGTACGTGTGCAGAAGATGGTGCTGGAGACGGCAGCTCCTGTCACCTCCCACGTACTGGATATGATCGACCACCAGGCTCATTTCCCCTTCTGGACCTTCCATCCCTCAGACCAACCCACTGCCCTGCcagccctcctcctcactgACACAG ATGTGTATCGCCAGTCCTCTGAGCAGTGTCCACAGCCCTGCACCAGCGAGGCCTTCCTGACACGCCAAAGACAGCAGGCCATCTCCCTTACCTGTGAGGGTCTCATTAACACTCTCTTTGAACTGCAGGCTGAAAGGAGGCCAGGAACCAGTGAGGGATCAA atgGTGCGTCTTTTGTGAGTGTGACAGCGACGTGGATAATGATTGTGATGGCTGCACTGTTGtactga
- the LOC135091812 gene encoding uncharacterized protein LOC135091812 isoform X1 — MVLLKAMLVLAGLHMMSAAGRLNVDIASHLKHLGTHRYPNEAQKGAREQAAEYIAKQFEECGLRVDLQSLKGFAAPKPGDQLNYIPYKQDKSQVQGTNIIGLSGPVRDEAGAVVVVGANYDTDGVGSPLWDNGAGVAVLLETARLYQAAVVTPRLATLFVAFDLSTDRYGGKASSDGSDGGGGGGGGLPGAYSLVQDYLRSFVSQNTSTVGGAIVLGPLMNVNHETGSQGFDSRLTKLFPDAQEEVAAREYRGDFVALVSGGSEAGRTLAKGVMDSYREVGGRLVEFRLGNHSHTLLPPSLHAREAAYFWQSTFKGLKSPLPAILLTDTETNRAWPRDAATRTQLTEAQREFLDTTVASLVRFLVQRQPVESVEEWREVGLLTALMVSCGVNLLLLVHLHHLCSSPNAGRRHGDAHSPSETLSLQDMKCTASDDKSSFTVLS, encoded by the exons ATGGTGCTACTGAAGGCAATGCTGGTATTGGCAG GTCTCCACATGATGTCTGCAGCGGGAAGACTAAACGTGGACATAGCGAGCCACCTGAAGCACCTCGGGACGCACAGATACCCGAACGAGGCGCAGAAGGGGGCGAGGGAACAGGCGGCGGAGTACATAGCCAAACAATTTGAGGAGTGTGGGCTAAGGGTGGACCTGCAGTCTCTTAAAGGTTTCGCGGCCCCTAAACCAGGTGACCAGCTCAACTACATCCCTTATAAACAG gacaAGAGTCAAGTGCAGGGAACGAACATCATCGGCCTGTCAGGACCGGTGCGGGATGAGGCTggggcggtagtggtggtgggcgcGAACTACGACACAGATGGCGTGGGCAGCCCTCTGTGGGACAACGGGGCGGGCGTGGCGGTGCTTCTGGAAACGGCGCGGTTATACCAGGCTGCGGTGGTCACTCCTCGCCTCGCTACTCTCTTCGTGGCCTTTGATCTAAGCACTGACAGATACGGAGGCAAG GCCTCTAGTGACggcagcgatggtggtggcggtggtggtggtggtctgccaGGCGCCTACAGTCTAGTGCAAGATTACCTGAGGAGCTTCGTGAGCCAGAACACTTCCACGGTGGGCGGCGCCATCGTGCTCGGGCCGCTCATGAATGTGAACCACGAGACTGGCTCACAAGGGTTCGACTCCCGACTGacgaag ctcTTCCCTGACGCCCAAGAGGAGGTGGCGGCGAGGGAGTACCGGGGTGACTTCGTGGCCTTGGTGTCTGGAGGGAGTGAGGCGGGGCGCACACTGGCCAAGGGGGTGATGGACAGCTACAGGGAG GTTGGAGGAAGACTAGTTGAATTCAGGCTGGGTAaccactcccacacactcctgcccccttccctccacgcaAGAGAGGCCGCTTACTTCTGGCAGTCTACCTTCAAGGGCCTCAAGTCACCCCTGCCAGCCATTCTCCTCACCGACACGG AGACGAACCGGGCGTGGCCAAGGGACGCCGCGACGCGCACTCAACTGACGGAAGCACAGAGGGAGTTTCTTGACACCACCGTCGCTAGCCTCGTTCGCTTCCTCGTGCAGCGGCAACCCGTGGAGAGCGTGGAAG AGTGGCGTGAGGTGGGTCTGCTGACGGCACTGATGGTCTCCTGTGGCGTCAACCTCCTCCTGCTGGTTCACCTACACCACCTGTGCTCATCGCCCAACGCTGGCAGGAGACACGGGGACGCTCACAGCCCCTCAGAGACACTCAGCTTGCAGGACATGAAGTGTACAGCAAGTGATGATAAGAGTTCATTCACTGTTTTGTCATAG
- the LOC135091812 gene encoding uncharacterized protein LOC135091812 isoform X2 has product MVLLKAMLVLAGLHMMSAAGRLNVDIASHLKHLGTHRYPNEAQKGAREQAAEYIAKQFEECGLRVDLQSLKGFAAPKPGDQLNYIPYKQDKSQVQGTNIIGLSGPVRDEAGAVVVVGANYDTDGVGSPLWDNGAGVAVLLETARLYQAAVVTPRLATLFVAFDLSTDRYGGKASSDGSDGGGGGGGGLPGAYSLVQDYLRSFVSQNTSTVGGAIVLGPLMNVNHETGSQGFDSRLTKVGGRLVEFRLGNHSHTLLPPSLHAREAAYFWQSTFKGLKSPLPAILLTDTETNRAWPRDAATRTQLTEAQREFLDTTVASLVRFLVQRQPVESVEEWREVGLLTALMVSCGVNLLLLVHLHHLCSSPNAGRRHGDAHSPSETLSLQDMKCTASDDKSSFTVLS; this is encoded by the exons ATGGTGCTACTGAAGGCAATGCTGGTATTGGCAG GTCTCCACATGATGTCTGCAGCGGGAAGACTAAACGTGGACATAGCGAGCCACCTGAAGCACCTCGGGACGCACAGATACCCGAACGAGGCGCAGAAGGGGGCGAGGGAACAGGCGGCGGAGTACATAGCCAAACAATTTGAGGAGTGTGGGCTAAGGGTGGACCTGCAGTCTCTTAAAGGTTTCGCGGCCCCTAAACCAGGTGACCAGCTCAACTACATCCCTTATAAACAG gacaAGAGTCAAGTGCAGGGAACGAACATCATCGGCCTGTCAGGACCGGTGCGGGATGAGGCTggggcggtagtggtggtgggcgcGAACTACGACACAGATGGCGTGGGCAGCCCTCTGTGGGACAACGGGGCGGGCGTGGCGGTGCTTCTGGAAACGGCGCGGTTATACCAGGCTGCGGTGGTCACTCCTCGCCTCGCTACTCTCTTCGTGGCCTTTGATCTAAGCACTGACAGATACGGAGGCAAG GCCTCTAGTGACggcagcgatggtggtggcggtggtggtggtggtctgccaGGCGCCTACAGTCTAGTGCAAGATTACCTGAGGAGCTTCGTGAGCCAGAACACTTCCACGGTGGGCGGCGCCATCGTGCTCGGGCCGCTCATGAATGTGAACCACGAGACTGGCTCACAAGGGTTCGACTCCCGACTGacgaag GTTGGAGGAAGACTAGTTGAATTCAGGCTGGGTAaccactcccacacactcctgcccccttccctccacgcaAGAGAGGCCGCTTACTTCTGGCAGTCTACCTTCAAGGGCCTCAAGTCACCCCTGCCAGCCATTCTCCTCACCGACACGG AGACGAACCGGGCGTGGCCAAGGGACGCCGCGACGCGCACTCAACTGACGGAAGCACAGAGGGAGTTTCTTGACACCACCGTCGCTAGCCTCGTTCGCTTCCTCGTGCAGCGGCAACCCGTGGAGAGCGTGGAAG AGTGGCGTGAGGTGGGTCTGCTGACGGCACTGATGGTCTCCTGTGGCGTCAACCTCCTCCTGCTGGTTCACCTACACCACCTGTGCTCATCGCCCAACGCTGGCAGGAGACACGGGGACGCTCACAGCCCCTCAGAGACACTCAGCTTGCAGGACATGAAGTGTACAGCAAGTGATGATAAGAGTTCATTCACTGTTTTGTCATAG